One stretch of Chiloscyllium plagiosum isolate BGI_BamShark_2017 chromosome 17, ASM401019v2, whole genome shotgun sequence DNA includes these proteins:
- the nod2 gene encoding nucleotide-binding oligomerization domain-containing protein 2 isoform X4, translating into MNADQLLKAQRHKLIMILGRGSVEIFESILDHLLAWDLLSWEEYEHVKSPEVLSHSSRNLLDVVTLKGTRACELFLLALEDTIHTSQLADLILSSYKPPEKSPEPSASLATLPSQSLQQHRPNIVRKLHGHIAAVLEILHSYGHFSKYECDEVQLPIYTPSQQARKLLDLTKAKGEDTAQVLLDYIESEPGPIKPILGNACLKYQEKLSSTLAAQSRFLTNYAGTENMCLEDIYVDCLLEVSNTAAAQNGCLSFLVSLEDIFGPDGILNKDADTVLITGEAGSGKSTSLQQMQQLWATKQAFQDFTFVFAFSCRRFNFIDKPISLQMLLFEHCCWPDDHQSEVFQYLLDHPEEVMFLFDGFDEFKFQFTDEERHCSPSKPSSPLNLIFNLLQGNLMKNTKKVMTSRPNAVTANLRKYLQKEITLKGFSPEGIGKFIRKCHRNSSSAERILCFVEANSALHGLCHVPFFCWIVSKCHEQLMQNVSDFTHTMTDVYLLILEHFLLHLTQNSRGTNEVLLSHVATILHLGKLALDGLNTCCYLFSAVQLQDAEVSEEDISLGFLVCSHSFSHAHNAVSYRNYEFFHITVQCFFAALYITLNDDVAQLTLYSLFKHRQENPSLCIMSAGCYSGWPFNCHLSHEEDKRRNETLLQEAETSNLQITASFVSGLLSSRNRDLMGKTTLFQKQSKKCRLVKKYLAKCIQKHFLSIPPAVGGEKKSMHALPEFVWWIKCIYEMQDSDLAKEAVSKLQVNHLKLTYCGVGPVECTALAYALKHLKSPVGLQLDYNSVGDLGIEQLLPCLDICHSIYLRGNDISDQGVSKLVERALDSCNLQKIALFHNNLTDACAQDFAKLLKHKNNFLALRLGNNHLTAVGAEVLAEGLKQNNSIQYLGLWGNKVGGAGTCALAAALENNTSLLWLSLVGNNVDSHGAKALALMLKKNTVLEEL; encoded by the exons ATGAATGCTGATCAACTGCTTAAGGCACAAAGACATAAACTCATCATGATTCTTGGAAGAGGTTCAGTGGAAATCTTTGAGAGCATTCTTGATCATTTACTAGCATGGGACCTTCTGAGTTGGGAAGAATATGAACATGTGAAATCACCAGAGGTTCTGTCTCATTCCAGTCGTAATCTCCTTGATGTTGTTACACTGAAAGGGACTAGAGCCTGTGAACTTTTTCTTCTGGCATTGGAAGATACCATTCACACCTCGCAGCTGGCTGATTTAATTTTGAGCAGCTATAAGCCTCCAGAAAAGTCTCCCGAAccttcagcatcactggcaaCATTACCTTCTCAAAGTCTTCAACAGCACAGACCCAACATTGTGCGGAAACTGCATGGACACATTGCAGCTGTGTTAGAAATTCTGCACAGCTATGGTCATTTTTCAAAATATGAATGTGATGAGGTTCAATTGCCAATATATACACCTTCCCAGCAG GCTCGAAAGCTGCTGGATCTCACTAAAGCTAAAGGGGAAGATACAGCTCAGGTCCTGTTAGACTACATTGAATCTGAACCTGGACCTATCAAACCCATCCTCG GTAATGCTTGCTTGAAGTATCAGGAAAAGTTGAGCTCTACATTGGCTGCTCAGTCCCGATTTCTAACAAACTATGCTGGAACTGAAAATATGTGCCTGGAGGATATTTATGTGGATTGTCTCTTGGAAGTATCCAATACTGCCGCTGCTCAAAATGGCTGCTTGTCATTCCTCGTTAGTCTGGAAGACATCTTTGGACCAGATGGAATATTAAATAAAGATGCAGATACTGTGCTGATCACTGGGGAAGCGGGAAGTGGGAAAAGCACTTCACTACAGCAAATGCAACAATTATGGGCAACAAAACAAGCTTTTCAGGACTTCACATTTGTATTTGCTTTCAGCTGCAGAAGGTTCAATTTCATTGATAAACCCATTTCACTTCAAATGTTACTGTTTGAACATTGCTGCTGGCCTGATGATCACCAGAGTGAAGTGTTCCAGTACCTCCTTGACCATCCTGAAGAGGTCATGTTCCTGTTTGATGGGTttgatgaatttaaattccagtttACAGATGAAGAAAGACACTGTTCTCCCTCAAAGCCTAGCTCTCCACTGAATTTGATCTTTAATCTTCTCCAAGGGAATTTGATGAAAAACACTAAAAAAGTTATGACCAGCAGACCAAATGCAGTAACTGCCAatttaagaaaatatttgcagaaaGAGATCACACTAAAAGGTTTCTCACCAGAGGGAATTGGAAAGTTCATAAGGAAATGCCATAGAAACTCATCAAGTGCAGAACGTATTTTGTGTTTTGTTGAAGCAAACTCAGCTCTTCATGGACTCTGTCATGTGCCCTTCTTCTGTTGGATAGTTTCAAAGTGCCATGAACAGTTAATGCAGAATGTGAGTGATTTCACTCACACAATGACTGATGTTTATCTGTTGATTCTAGAACACTTTTTATTGCATCTTACTCAAAACAGCCGAGGAACAAATGAAGTTTTGCTGAGCCATGTTGCTACAATCCTCCATCTTGGCAAATTAGCATTGGATGGTTTAAACACTTGCTGTTACTTATTCTCAGCTGTACAGCTACAAGATGCTGAGGTATcagaagaagacatttctttaGGTTTCCTTGTCTGTAGTCATAGTTTCTCACATGCACACAATGCAGTTAGTTATAGGAATTATGAGTTTTTTCACATCACTGTCCAGTGTTTCTTTGCTGCACTGTACATCACTTTAAATGATGACGTGGCACAACTTACACTTTACTCATTGTTCAAACACAGACAGGAAAACCCATCCCTGTGCATAATGTCAGCAGGCTGCTATTCAGGTTGGCCATTTAATTGTCACCTATCTCATGAAGAAGATAAAAGGAGAAATGAAACTCTGTTACAGGAAGCGGAGACATCAAATCTTCAAATAACAGCAAGCTTTGTTTCGGGGCTTTTGTCTAGTAGGAACAGGGACCTGATGGGGAAGACCACCCTCTTTCAGAAGCAATCCAAAAAGTGCAGACTTGTTAAAAAATACTTAGCAAAATGTATACagaaacatttcctatccatacCACCAGCTGTTGGAGGAGAGAAGAAGAGCATGCATGCTTTGCCAGAATTTGTTTGGTGGATTAAATGCATTTATGAAATGCAAGACAGTGATTTGGCTAAAGAAGCTGTTAGTAAATTGCAAGTCAACCACTTGAAGTTGACCTATTGTGGAGTAGGACCTGTTGAATGTACTGCTCTTGCTTATGCTCTCAAACACTTGAAAAGTCCCGTGGGATTACAATTAGATTACAACTCTGTTGGTGATTTAGGAATTGAACAACTCCTTCCCTGCTTGGACATTTGCCACTCAATTTA CCTCCGGGGAAATGACATTTCTGATCAAGGTGTCTCCAAACTGGTTGAGCGAGCTCTTGACAGCTGTAATTTGCAAAAGATTGC gTTATTTCACAATAATTTGACTGATGCATGTGCCCAGGATTTTGCAAAGCTCCTGAAACACAAGAACAACTTTCTTGCATTAAG GCTTGGCAACAACCACTTAACTGCTGTTGGGGCAGAGGTGCTGGCAGAAGGTTTAAAACAGAACAACTCCATCCAATATTTAGG ACTTTGGGGAAATAAAGTTGGAGGTGCTGGTACTTGTGCTTTGGCAGCAGCTCTTGAGAATAACACAAGCTTGTTATGGCTAAG TCTTGTAGGTAACAACGTTGATAGCCATGGTGCCAAGGCTTTGGCTTTAATGCTGAAGAAGAACACTGTCCTAGAGGAGCTCTG